The Strigops habroptila isolate Jane chromosome 8, bStrHab1.2.pri, whole genome shotgun sequence genome includes a window with the following:
- the GLRX2 gene encoding glutaredoxin 2 isoform X2, translating into MGNDQTIVGLSNDAVVNQIQEIISDNCVVIFSKTTCSYCRMAKNLFDSINVNYTAVELDMNTNGSQFQDVLEQMTGGRTVPRVFVNGSFVGGATDTQRLHEEGKLLPLIDQCQVKSKSQSAI; encoded by the exons ATGGGGAATGATCAGACTATTGTGGGATTGTCTAATGATGCTGTCGTTAATCAAATACAG GAGATAATTTCAGATAACTGCGTGGTGATTTTCTCCAAAACAACATGCTCCTACTGCAGAATGGCAAAAAATCTCTTTGACAGTATAAATGTGAATTATACAGCTGTAGAACTGGACATGAATACAAATGGAAGTCAGTTCCAAGATGTTCTTGAACAGATGACTGGTGGCAGAACA GTCCCAAGAGTGTTTGTCAATGGGTCTTTTGTTGGAGGTGCTACAGATACTCAAAGGCTTCATGAGGAAGGCAAACTGCTGCCATTAATTGATCAATGTCAGGTGAAAAGTAAATCCCAATCAGCCATTTAG
- the GLRX2 gene encoding glutaredoxin 2 isoform X1 codes for MALQGALRRALGGGLAVRSVSRFRMGNDQTIVGLSNDAVVNQIQEIISDNCVVIFSKTTCSYCRMAKNLFDSINVNYTAVELDMNTNGSQFQDVLEQMTGGRTVPRVFVNGSFVGGATDTQRLHEEGKLLPLIDQCQVKSKSQSAI; via the exons ATGGCCCTGCAGGGGGCGTTGCGGCGGGCGCTGGGTGGCGGGTTGGCTGTTCGGTCGGTCAGTCG tTTTAGAATGGGGAATGATCAGACTATTGTGGGATTGTCTAATGATGCTGTCGTTAATCAAATACAG GAGATAATTTCAGATAACTGCGTGGTGATTTTCTCCAAAACAACATGCTCCTACTGCAGAATGGCAAAAAATCTCTTTGACAGTATAAATGTGAATTATACAGCTGTAGAACTGGACATGAATACAAATGGAAGTCAGTTCCAAGATGTTCTTGAACAGATGACTGGTGGCAGAACA GTCCCAAGAGTGTTTGTCAATGGGTCTTTTGTTGGAGGTGCTACAGATACTCAAAGGCTTCATGAGGAAGGCAAACTGCTGCCATTAATTGATCAATGTCAGGTGAAAAGTAAATCCCAATCAGCCATTTAG